The proteins below come from a single candidate division WOR-3 bacterium genomic window:
- a CDS encoding queuosine precursor transporter gives MSQKGEEALSGVALVTAAYIGAQILSDIASLRIVRFVGFSMDAGTLIYPFTFTIRDLVHKTAGIKVARRVIVAAGIINLFMAGLFWLVARLPPDVQVGPQLEFGMVLSPVWRIVIASIIAEVASELVDGEIYQLWVNRMGLRRQWLRVLVSNGVSVPLDSALFCSLAFIGRMPFLVVVSIFWANVILKGVTTFISLPMIYLVRERRTA, from the coding sequence ATGAGCCAAAAAGGTGAAGAGGCGCTTTCCGGTGTGGCGCTGGTAACTGCGGCGTATATTGGTGCCCAGATTCTTTCCGACATCGCCAGCCTGCGCATTGTTCGGTTCGTGGGTTTCAGTATGGATGCGGGCACCTTAATCTATCCCTTCACCTTTACCATCAGGGATTTGGTGCACAAGACCGCCGGGATAAAGGTGGCGCGGAGGGTGATTGTCGCTGCCGGTATAATCAACCTTTTTATGGCAGGGCTTTTCTGGCTGGTTGCCCGGCTGCCGCCAGATGTTCAGGTTGGACCGCAACTGGAGTTCGGGATGGTGCTTTCTCCGGTCTGGCGGATTGTCATCGCCTCAATCATTGCCGAGGTGGCATCAGAACTGGTTGATGGTGAAATCTATCAGTTGTGGGTGAATCGGATGGGTTTGCGCCGGCAGTGGCTAAGGGTCTTGGTATCCAATGGGGTGAGTGTGCCTTTGGACTCTGCCCTTTTCTGCTCCCTTGCCTTTATCGGCAGGATGCCATTTTTGGTGGTGGTGAGCATCTTCTGGGCAAATGTGATTCTCAAGGGCGTAACCACCTTTATCTCCCTGCCGATGATTTACCTTGTGCGCGAGCGGCGGACTGCTTGA